AAGTTGGATCATCCTAAAGATCCATTCTAGCACCCACTAATATAATCTAGTGACCCCATATAATCTTTTCAGATTGGGAGGTGATGTCTGGATTAAGCTAGAGGAGGTTGGTTTGGGTGGCAACCTGAGCAGGGAATCAGGAATTCCGTTTAACTTTCAATGATAATGAGTAAGTACAGTCagaaacatttactgagtgtcAATGTGCTAAGCACTGTTGTATACACACTTTGCgtattttaactcatttaattttcatttaattatcccCACAGTTCTATGAGCTATGCAACTATTTTAATTGTGCAGATTGGTAGGAAACCTGCCTTTGAACCAAATAGCATATTCCAGGAAAAAGTTTGCAGGTTTTTGGCTCATTTTAGGAAAGTAGTATTATAAACAACTGATTGCCAAATCCAATTCAACCAGTtaatacttcatttttcttataaatacccTATACAATCTACATAAGGGAACAGAGGCAGCGTGGATCATCTGAGAGGGCTTCAGAGTATGACTCAGATTTGAATTCAGTCCCTGCCATTTACCACATGACCTTGTTCAAGTTATGCCAACACTGTGCTTTGGTgcatttatctataaaatggtgaTATTGCACACTAACTTTCAAGGTGGTTGTGAGGATAAAAGTAAAGTTTAGCATaatacctggcacacagtaggtgccccCAATATTATAGGTATAATTATAGCTGCATCTTGACAGCAGCTCTAGCTAGTAAGAGACAGCGAGAGCAAATCAGTCTGCTGTTTATGGTAAAAGAGGAAATTTTGCTCAGAGATGTCTGTAGACTGACAAAGACAtagaaaatgaattggaaaacagTTGTGAAGATTATCCAGTTGAGATGAGGACAAACCCAATGCAAAAAATCCATTCAGTGCAGGAGGAAGGCATGGACGTGTGGGAAGTTATAGACCATACTTTTGCTCATCCATCTACAATAGGAGCTTAATTAGGGGAAAAATCCATGCCTGATTCAATCAAAGCATCTGGTCAGAGGACACACTAGTGAACATCATTAAATTTGCAACAATATTTTAAGGTTTCTTTcctcaaagaattaaaagaagaaaaatagattcTTTGGAGACCGACAGGTCTGGGTTAATACTCCAGGTTTGCTAAACATTTGCCATGTGTTGTTGACCTATCTCAGCCTTTGACCCTGGTTCTTTCATATGGAGCATGGAGATGGCAATGCTGCCTCACAGGTGGAGGTGAGCTTTGACTGGATCCAAGGGTGTAGTACAGGGAGGTTGTTCAACAAGCAAGACCAATTTCTCATTTCACAAGTGCCAAGTTAGGACAACACATCACAGATGGCCCAAATCCTCAGGCTAGCCTTTTTAAGGTTTGGTGGTGTCTTTTGTCTAATTCAAATTTGGAATTATTATATTTCAAACTTGCCAAAAGTGCAGGGGACCTGTTAACTTTATATAATTTCATAGCTTCTGATATAGCTGCAGGTCAGAAGCAATGAGGGAGTAAATTGGAGCCCTTGATATcatgaatatgaaaaatatgaaaagtctAATAAGACAAGGGACAACTATGAGGTAAGTAAATGTTACAAAGTTCTGAAACTGCTAGGGGCTTTACCATCAACCAAATGTCCAACTCAgtcttttagaattatttttttccttgctgaAATTGTATCTTTGATTTTATAGTAGAAGCTCCAGGGGAAACAGGGTTGCTTTACAGCCAAGTTTCTTGAAATGTATCCATTCCAATCATGAACAGAACACACTGATAAAGAGACCCAATAAACATATTTCCTTATAAGGTGACCAGTCACAGCTGTCAGAGAGGAAATCTTCCCCCTCAGTTCTAGTTCTACACATGGAACCTGAAGACAGTGTGGCTTTAAAAGCTCAACAAGGTCTTTAGCACTCAGTggtgaaaaaaagaacaatgctgAACTTACCTCTGTCATGCGGGGCTTGCGGGAGCTGGATGGCACAAGCCTTCCTGCCTCAGGATGCGGAGCTGTGGCCATGGTGTATGTCTCTTTGCTCACCTTCTGCTTAGACCTCAGGAGGGACAAAGCAGCTTTAGTGGAAACCCCCGGAAGGTTGGGGTTGTACAAACTTATGCACCAACCAGCGTAAACAGAGGACCTCCTATCTGCATGCTGGATGTGATTTGGCTTAATGTAGTTTAAATAGCACCAACTGACATTAGTGGTCGTGTGGAGGCTGGGGAACTGCAGTACCTTCTTTGAGTCCGTACCTTCTTGTGACTTGGCAGGTCTGAGGGACGTTTCTGACAGAGGCAGAGAGCTGGGAGGAGCCAGGGGAGGGGGATCAGGTTGTTCCTTGGAATCTTCTTTCTTCACGCTCAGTGGGGGCAACCCTCTTCGATGAGCTCTCCCAGATGGGTGGGCATATTCCTTCAAAGCTTCTGAGCCTGGGGCTGTCCCATGGGACAATGtggagtgagagaggggaggaatTTCCTTGGGGTCAGATGGATCTGAGGACAGGCTGGCCAGTGTTTCTagctccctcctgccctggccctggcttcCTGGATGGGATTTATCTGTCCTCTTCCCACCCTCAGTGCTGGTCAGCACAACACTGCATGGTTTTACCAGCTCAAGTTTTTCATCTGCTTTGGAAGCTTCCTCTTCCTTCACTCTTTTTTGCTGCTGGGTTTCCATGGTAAGTTCAAGGCTGCCAGCTGGTGAAAGGACACGTTTGCTTCCCCCCACTGTCGAGGAACTCCCCTCAAGGCTCAAGGCACCTTCTGATGACAGGGAAGTGCCTTTTCTTTCAGGTAATGTCACAGGCACTCTCAGGTATGGAGTCTGGAAACCTCTGCTTTGCTCTTCACTTAAGCCCGGcagtccaggcccagcctcatACACGTGTGCCCCACACGCGGCTGTCCCTTTGGATGAGGGCTCCTCACTCTTGGGAAGAGGTGCACTTGCTGAGCTGCCTTGAGACTGGGTGACCAAGATCTGAGAAAGGGTGGTGTACATTGCACTCCCATAGGATGGCGTGTTGGTCTGAATGCGGACGGGCACAACCAGGGACACCATGGTGTCTGGACAGGCGGGCAGGGCCAGCGGCAGGGCTGATGTGGGTGCCGAGGAACTGGCTGGAGGAGCTGCAGGGGGCAAGTGGATGTCACTGCTGTACCCTGTGCTGCAGGAGGGGCCAGGAGTTGCTGTCGCCAGTGGAGCTGGGCTGGTTTTGATCTGGGGCAGGTGGCTTTCCACATCAGGGAGCTGCAGTGCAAACTGGGATTGCAGAGGCAGGAAAAGCCCAGAAGAGAGTGCTGAGGAGGCCGGGTATGgcatggggaggaaggaagggggctgCCGGAAGGGAATGTCAGCTGGATGAGGCAAGAGCTGGGGGAGATGGAGTTGGCCTGGGTGCAGAACAGTAGGCTGGAGGGGAAGTGGTGGGGCTTGGAATAAGGACGGAGGGAGTGGAGGCATGGAGTATGGTGAGGAGAGGAGGCTGGACATGGCCTGGCTGGAGAAGAAGTCTGAAGACTGTCCTGGCTCGTGCTGCAAGAGGTGCTGGAAAGAAAGAAGCGAGACAGGTGGGGGCAGATATGGTTTCTCCTGCAGGGGCAGCTGGGCCACGGGGTGGTGCAGCACCTGCAGTGCTTCCGTGAAGGGTGGAGTGGACCCCAGCGGGGTCCTGTCCTGCACTTGGCTCTTGCCTCCCGGGTGCCCACTGTGCGAGGTGGCCGCTGAGGAAATCTGGGGCAACGAACTTTTGGTTGAAGGTTTCCCGGATGAGGACTGTGGGTCCTCACTCTCTTGTCTTCCCTTAGGGGTGGCCTCTGGCTCCATTTCCGGAGGCCTGCTCAGAGAAGCCTGCCTCACCAGaaagcattttcttctctctggcGGGGCCGCCGGAGCCAGTGGAGCCACTGGGGCTGGTGCAGAAGGGCCTGTCAAGGACAAGCTGCCGTAGTCAAATGATTTGCTGCGTATCTCAGTCACGTGGGCAGAGTGGGAAGTGTCGGGGCTCTGCTCAGAAGCTGACCTCCGCATCTCTCGGGCATGTGGGTGGTGGCTGGGGACAGTCAGCATATGGGTGCCCAAGGGTTTGGAGCGAGGATCAGATGAGGGCCCAGGGGCCTCAGCTTTCCCGTGGTCATCCCTGTCGAATGAGGCTGAGCGGCTGGACCCACTCAGAGAGACACTGCTTTCCTGGCTCGGGCTGCGAGACAGAGGCGCCGAAGACTCAAAGCTGGACTCCCCGGATGACTGGGCCATCTCCGCCAGGCGCAGCCTCTTCTTCTTGGGTGGCAGCTTCTCGGCTGGGAGCTGGGCCAGTGTCTGGCTGCGCTGGGGCCACTGGAACTCCTCTGTCTTCTCGGGTTCCTTAGGAGGTGGCTCGGGTTCTGTGTCAGGCCGGTCCGGCTCCTCGGTCACCAGGATCTCTGGAACCTGAATGTTGGGCTGGCGGACCAGCTTGGGTGGCAGGGAATGCGCCGGGCGTCCGTGCGGGGCAGGTGGCGGGGACGAGAACTGGGCCAGAGATTTGTCTTCCCCTTCCGGGCCAGTGGGCTGCTCGAGAGGGTCGGATTTCTCGAAGGAGCTGGTGTGCTGGATGACAGAAATTTCTTTGGACGTtgttctcctctccttccctgatTCTGAACTGGACCCTGGCTTGGGAGTCCGAGGCTGGAAGCCCGTGGGTCCCTCCAACGAGGGCGCTGATTTACTTGGTTCTGCTGGTGACTTGGTGGACTCCAGGGGAAGGTTCCGAGCGGCGTCGGATGGCCCGGGGCTGCCAAACTGACTTTTTGTTGACTCAAAGGTAGGCGGCTCTTCCTCATCCCCAAgactcttctccttcctcctcttcctcagtgGAGTGAGTTCCAAGGTGGCCCCCAGTTTATAATGCATCATCTGGGACCACGGCTCGTGTTCCGATGGACTCTTCTCGGCTTCGGAGGATGCGTGAGCACCTGCAGAGAGGGGCTTGGTGATCTGAAGCTCTGAGCAGTAGTACTTTTTATGGGCTTCGTAATTGTCCCTTTTCTTGTACCGAGCACCACATATGGTACATTCATAGATGACCCCTTTTGTTTTCAAGCCCTTCTTGGTCTTTTTGGTGAGTTCACTTTCCTTGGGTTCCGGTTCGTCGGAGGGCTTGGAGGCTGCGTCTTTGCTACTTGGTCCAGCCTCCTCAGAGCTGTACTCGCTTCCCAGAGGAAGCTCGATGGCAGGCTGGCGCTTCAGCATCCGGGGGTGGGAGGTAAACACTGGGCTGCTGCGGCTCAGGGTATCAGAGTCGGTGATATGGTCGTCGAAGGAGTAGCTACCTCGGAAGGTGTGGTGGGGGGTACTGAGGGTGCAGGTGGCCGAAGGCATAGACTGGCTTCTCAGGAGGGGCAcagggggggtggtactgggtgGGTGCTGGAGGCTCAGCAGTGATTGTTCGGGCTTCGTCTTCTCACTGTGGGACGACAGGGGCTCCCGGTAGAGGCTGGACTTGGGGGACTCCATGCTGCTGCGCCTGGTCAGAGAGCTCCTCCTGGGCTTCACGCTGTCTATCTCGCTGGTGTCCACCACAGCCTCGTTGATGGTGATGAGCTTCGTGATGTGCTCGATCACCTGTGTCCGGGGCACAGACAAAGGTACCAGGCTGGGCTTGTCTTCCGTGGACAGGGGCAGGAGGGTCTGGGTGGAGGTGGCGGTCAGCATGGCGGTCCTCTGGCCAATCCGTCCGCACTTGCCGAAGATGATCTCCGCATAGGACTTGGCATTGGTGTTTGGGGGGCTGACCTGCTGTTCAGCGCTCTCGGAGCGGGAGAAGTACCCAGACTCAGTACTGCCTTTGCTGCCTGGGCTCAGAAACGCCTGCTCATCAATCACCTTCTTCCTCTCACTCAGGCGGAGGGCCAGCTTCTGCTTAATGGTGTGGGTGTCTTCCGGCTTATGGCTCAGGGGATGCTCCGATGAGGGTTCTGCAAAGGGAGTCGGGTCCTCCAGCGACGGTGCTGCGCTGGACTGGGACAGGGAGGAGCGTTCGTGGCTGGAACTGTGGCTTCCGGAGCTGTACAAGCTGCTGGAGAGGAGGGGGTGCTTAGGCCTGGCGGGGAGCTCTGTGGGGGGCCCAGACGTGGCGCCAGTTTCCTCTTCGGAGTCTGTGCTTTCTCCCTCGGTGGGCTCCTCAAATTCCTCCCCGGGGATCCTCTCCATCTCCAGCCCCGGCGGGTACATCTCGCCGCCCACGCCCGAGGCCAGGCCGGCTTTGATGCGGTGGGCATGGGACTTCCTGTGCTTGTAGAGGTTGCTCTTGGTCTTGAAGGAGAAGCCGCAGGGGCCGCAGGGGTAGGGTCTCTCGCCCGTGTGCGAGCGGATGTGCTTCTGGAGCACGCTGGGCTTGGCGCAGGGCCGGCTGCAGTACTGGCAGATGTACTTGCCAGGCTTCTGGGGCTTTCTCTCCTTCTTGTGCGCCTCTTCCGTGGGCTTCAGGGACACCTGGGAGGGACGGGGCACAAAGACCTTGGGGATGCCAGGCAGGTCCTCAGGGGGGAGGATGGAAGCGTGGGAAGGGAGGAGCT
This genomic interval from Urocitellus parryii isolate mUroPar1 chromosome 11, mUroPar1.hap1, whole genome shotgun sequence contains the following:
- the Hivep3 gene encoding transcription factor HIVEP3 isoform X1, yielding MDPEQSIKGTKKAEGSPRKRLTKGEAVQTSVSSSVPYPGSSTAAPQESAPQELLAPQPFPGPSAVLREGSQEKTGQQQKPPKRPSIEASVHISQLPQHPLTPAFMSPGKPEHLLEGSTWQLIDPMRPGPSSSFVTPGLHPQSQLLPSHASILPPEDLPGIPKVFVPRPSQVSLKPTEEAHKKERKPQKPGKYICQYCSRPCAKPSVLQKHIRSHTGERPYPCGPCGFSFKTKSNLYKHRKSHAHRIKAGLASGVGGEMYPPGLEMERIPGEEFEEPTEGESTDSEEETGATSGPPTELPARPKHPLLSSSLYSSGSHSSSHERSSLSQSSAAPSLEDPTPFAEPSSEHPLSHKPEDTHTIKQKLALRLSERKKVIDEQAFLSPGSKGSTESGYFSRSESAEQQVSPPNTNAKSYAEIIFGKCGRIGQRTAMLTATSTQTLLPLSTEDKPSLVPLSVPRTQVIEHITKLITINEAVVDTSEIDSVKPRRSSLTRRSSMESPKSSLYREPLSSHSEKTKPEQSLLSLQHPPSTTPPVPLLRSQSMPSATCTLSTPHHTFRGSYSFDDHITDSDTLSRSSPVFTSHPRMLKRQPAIELPLGSEYSSEEAGPSSKDAASKPSDEPEPKESELTKKTKKGLKTKGVIYECTICGARYKKRDNYEAHKKYYCSELQITKPLSAGAHASSEAEKSPSEHEPWSQMMHYKLGATLELTPLRKRRKEKSLGDEEEPPTFESTKSQFGSPGPSDAARNLPLESTKSPAEPSKSAPSLEGPTGFQPRTPKPGSSSESGKERRTTSKEISVIQHTSSFEKSDPLEQPTGPEGEDKSLAQFSSPPPAPHGRPAHSLPPKLVRQPNIQVPEILVTEEPDRPDTEPEPPPKEPEKTEEFQWPQRSQTLAQLPAEKLPPKKKRLRLAEMAQSSGESSFESSAPLSRSPSQESSVSLSGSSRSASFDRDDHGKAEAPGPSSDPRSKPLGTHMLTVPSHHPHAREMRRSASEQSPDTSHSAHVTEIRSKSFDYGSLSLTGPSAPAPVAPLAPAAPPERRKCFLVRQASLSRPPEMEPEATPKGRQESEDPQSSSGKPSTKSSLPQISSAATSHSGHPGGKSQVQDRTPLGSTPPFTEALQVLHHPVAQLPLQEKPYLPPPVSLLSFQHLLQHEPGQSSDFFSSQAMSSLLSSPYSMPPLPPSLFQAPPLPLQPTVLHPGQLHLPQLLPHPADIPFRQPPSFLPMPYPASSALSSGLFLPLQSQFALQLPDVESHLPQIKTSPAPLATATPGPSCSTGYSSDIHLPPAAPPASSSAPTSALPLALPACPDTMVSLVVPVRIQTNTPSYGSAMYTTLSQILVTQSQGSSASAPLPKSEEPSSKGTAACGAHVYEAGPGLPGLSEEQSRGFQTPYLRVPVTLPERKGTSLSSEGALSLEGSSSTVGGSKRVLSPAGSLELTMETQQQKRVKEEEASKADEKLELVKPCSVVLTSTEGGKRTDKSHPGSQGQGRRELETLASLSSDPSDPKEIPPLSHSTLSHGTAPGSEALKEYAHPSGRAHRRGLPPLSVKKEDSKEQPDPPPLAPPSSLPLSETSLRPAKSQEGTDSKKVLQFPSLHTTTNVSWCYLNYIKPNHIQHADRRSSVYAGWCISLYNPNLPGVSTKAALSLLRSKQKVSKETYTMATAPHPEAGRLVPSSSRKPRMTEVHLPSLASPEGQKELARVEMEEEKRGKPEEDAPAPKRGEPARIKIFEGGYKSNEEYVYVRGRGRGKYVCEECGIRCKKPSMLKKHIRTHTDVRPYVCKHCHFAFKTKGNLTKHMKSKAHSKKCQETGVLEELEAEEGTSDDLFQDSEGREGSEAVEEHQFSDLEDSDSDSDLDDDEDEDEEESQDELSRPSSEAPPPGLTAVPRADSSPVQGPRPPDATSDKEATRGGSVSDAEHLTASSCSTSSQSILGLPQLGLALSGPVEKDTSSALSSKAMSPRRPWSPSKEAGSRPPLARKHSLTKNDSSPQQCSPAPEPQASVASMLGPQMGPGRDTAPPPCGSPRLALSSLTPHPLGRELAPRTHLSPELEGTTDPGLSRRSPTGRRSLGRAESPPRSALPWKWALAGPGSPAAGEHGPGLGPAPRVLFPPTPLPHKLLGRSPETCTSMWKAESRSPTCSPGPAHPLSSRPFSAPHDFHGHIPARTEENIFSHLPLHSQHLPRAPCPLIPIGGIQMVQARPGAHPTLLPGPSTAWVSGFSGGGSDLTGAREAQERGRWSPTGTSSASVSPVAKVSKFTLSSELEDRDYPKEGERTGRGPGRPPDWVPYGAKVPVEPVATHSPCTPRPPQGQQVAQSWSLHLESPCTLATPEASAAPPLDRSSSVGCLAEVSARFPARRRNLSGEPRTSQGSPKPSGSGEPRASPPQPKDRAPPST
- the Hivep3 gene encoding transcription factor HIVEP3 isoform X2, with protein sequence MDPEQSIKGTKKAEGSPRKRLTKGEAVQTSVSSSVPYPGSSTAAPQESAPQELLAPQPFPGPSAVLREGSQEKTGQQQKPPKRPSIEASVHISQLPQHPLTPAFMSPGKPEHLLEGSTWQLIDPMRPGPSSSFVTPGLHPQSQLLPSHASILPPEDLPGIPKVFVPRPSQVSLKPTEEAHKKERKPQKPGKYICQYCSRPCAKPSVLQKHIRSHTGERPYPCGPCGFSFKTKSNLYKHRKSHAHRIKAGLASGVGGEMYPPGLEMERIPGEEFEEPTEGESTDSEEETGATSGPPTELPARPKHPLLSSSLYSSGSHSSSHERSSLSQSSAAPSLEDPTPFAEPSSEHPLSHKPEDTHTIKQKLALRLSERKKVIDEQAFLSPGSKGSTESGYFSRSESAEQQVSPPNTNAKSYAEIIFGKCGRIGQRTAMLTATSTQTLLPLSTEDKPSLVPLSVPRTQVIEHITKLITINEAVVDTSEIDSVKPRRSSLTRRSSMESPKSSLYREPLSSHSEKTKPEQSLLSLQHPPSTTPPVPLLRSQSMPSATCTLSTPHHTFRGSYSFDDHITDSDTLSRSSPVFTSHPRMLKRQPAIELPLGSEYSSEEAGPSSKDAASKPSDEPEPKESELTKKTKKGLKTKGVIYECTICGARYKKRDNYEAHKKYYCSELQITKPLSAGAHASSEAEKSPSEHEPWSQMMHYKLGATLELTPLRKRRKEKSLGDEEEPPTFESTKSQFGSPGPSDAARNLPLESTKSPAEPSKSAPSLEGPTGFQPRTPKPGSSSESGKERRTTSKEISVIQHTSSFEKSDPLEQPTGPEGEDKSLAQFSSPPPAPHGRPAHSLPPKLVRQPNIQVPEILVTEEPDRPDTEPEPPPKEPEKTEEFQWPQRSQTLAQLPAEKLPPKKKRLRLAEMAQSSGESSFESSAPLSRSPSQESSVSLSGSSRSASFDRDDHGKAEAPGPSSDPRSKPLGTHMLTVPSHHPHAREMRRSASEQSPDTSHSAHVTEIRSKSFDYGSLSLTGPSAPAPVAPLAPAAPPERRKCFLVRQASLSRPPEMEPEATPKGRQESEDPQSSSGKPSTKSSLPQISSAATSHSGHPGGKSQVQDRTPLGSTPPFTEALQVLHHPVAQLPLQEKPYLPPPVSLLSFQHLLQHEPGQSSDFFSSQAMSSLLSSPYSMPPLPPSLFQAPPLPLQPTVLHPGQLHLPQLLPHPADIPFRQPPSFLPMPYPASSALSSGLFLPLQSQFALQLPDVESHLPQIKTSPAPLATATPGPSCSTGYSSDIHLPPAAPPASSSAPTSALPLALPACPDTMVSLVVPVRIQTNTPSYGSAMYTTLSQILVTQSQGSSASAPLPKSEEPSSKGTAACGAHVYEAGPGLPGLSEEQSRGFQTPYLRVPVTLPERKGTSLSSEGALSLEGSSSTVGGSKRVLSPAGSLELTMETQQQKRVKEEEASKADEKLELVKPCSVVLTSTEGGKRTDKSHPGSQGQGRRELETLASLSSDPSDPKEIPPLSHSTLSHGTAPGSEALKEYAHPSGRAHRRGLPPLSVKKEDSKEQPDPPPLAPPSSLPLSETSLRPAKSQEGTDSKKVLQFPSLHTTTNVSWCYLNYIKPNHIQHADRRSSVYAGWCISLYNPNLPGVSTKAALSLLRSKQKVSKETYTMATAPHPEAGRLVPSSSRKPRMTEVHLPSLASPEGQKELARVEMEEEKRGKPEEDAPAPKRGEPARIKIFEGGYKSNEEYVYVRGRGRGKYVCEECGIRCKKPSMLKKHIRTHTDVRPYVCKHCHFAFKTKGNLTKHMKSKAHSKKCQETGVLEELEAEEGTSDDLFQDSEGREGSEAVEEHQFSDLEDSDSDSDLDDDEDEDEEESQDELSRPSSEAPPPGLTAVPRADSSPVQGPRPPDATSDKEATRGGSVSDAEHLTASSCSTSSQSILGLPQLGLALSGPVEKDTSSALSSKAMSPRRPWSPSKEAGSRPPLARKHSLTKNDSSPQQCSPAPEPQASVASMLGPQMGPGRDTAPPPCGSPRLALSSLTPHPLGRELAPRTHLSPELEGTTDPGLSRRSPTGRRSLGRAESPPRSALPWKWALAGPGSPAAGEHGPGLGPAPRVLFPPTPLPHKLLGRSPETCTSMWQKAESRSPTCSPGPAHPLSSRPFSAPHDFHGHIPARTEENIFSHLPLHSQHLPRAPCPLIPIGGIQMVQARPGAHPTLLPGPSTAWVSGFSGGGSDLTGAREAQERGRWSPTGTSSASVSPVAKVSKFTLSSELEDRDYPKEGERTGRGPGRPPDWVPYGAKVPVEPVATHSPCTPRPPQGQQVAQSWSLHLESPCTLATPEASAAPPLDRSSSVGCLAEVSARFPARRRNLSGEPRTSQGSPKPSGSGEPRASPPQPKDRAPPST